In Setaria italica strain Yugu1 chromosome I, Setaria_italica_v2.0, whole genome shotgun sequence, the genomic window CTGAACTCACACGGGATCACAAGCTAGGGGTTGCTGCACTGCATTTCCTGGGGGCGCATGCACCAGAGTCACCAACAAGGGGGAGTCCCTGCCGCTTGGCTGACCTCTCCTGCCATCTCTTCAACTTGCATACATGAGCAGCAGCAACATGGATGGTTAGTGAGTAGTGACGGCTAAAAGTCGGCGAATGATCGAAGCGGGTTCGTCTCATCTCTTCCCGAATCTCAAGCACTTGTTGTGTTTCACTTCGGTCATGCTCGACGAAGGCAGCATCTGGGGTGCCTTGGGCGCCTTGTCTTTCGCGAGCTTCTCCATCGCGTTTATGAACTTGCGCAAGTGCCTGATGTACTCGGGGTAGGTTTCCAGGTTGCAGTGACCACCGCCTTTGATCCATAGGGGCTCGTACTTCTCCTTTGCTAGCTCCCACAGGCGCTTGCCGTGAGTGAAGTCGACGATGTCATCGGCAGTCCCCTGTCAtatatgcatgtatgcatgGTTCAGCAAGTCAAGATACAAACAATAAACACtacttgcaacttgcaagtgaTAATCGACAACCTGAGAACTTTTGGTCTCATGACTTGTTCAAAGATAGTTCATGGGACCCGAGACATTGTTCAACAATGcatttgaaaaaataaataaatacttGGAAATGGATTGAATGTAGTTACGAATAAGGACCATATAGGGGCATAGCTCCTGACTAATCGGAGAGGTGTACAGATGAATGAATTAATTGATGCACAGACTCACAAGTGACTTGACACTGGAATGGATAATCACGCCAGAACGCACAAAGACAGGCTATTACAATTTCGAGTATGAAGCAGCAAGCCTATATAGTACCCTTGGTCGTTCATTTGCAAGTCAAAACAGACACAGGATACAATACTATACAAGAAATGCTAGAAACCAATTTGTTGAGGTTAGTCAAAgcaacatattttttttccttttccaaagCAACAGATTCACTATCCCTTTATCAAAGCAACATATCCATTATTCAAGGAAAATTTATTCAAGAGTAACTACATTGGGCCGTCGTAGAATGTTTATAATTGCGAATCTTCATTATTTTCAGAGAGTGCAAAGATGCAATTCTTGTTTTTAAAAGGAGCAGAATCATAAAATTGTATAAGAGGAATATCAACATTTGTAATACAGATACTAACACTGTAACACAGTGACTAACAAAAAAATATGACTAGAGAAATAGAGATCAGAAAGGAAAAGGTTCAGAAGACTTCAGATTAAGAAAAACAAGATTAAAGGCCTACTCACATGTATGACTAACACAGGGCAGTCGACCTGCTTTATTTTGTCGATGTTCTGTAAACACATGACAGTTAACCAGATTAGGATGATAAAGTAAGCACTGTTCTGGAACAGAAGTGAAATTATAAAATTAACAGATTAGAATTATAAAGTAAGGACTGTTCTGGAACAGAAGGgaaattatcaaattatggTCCAGACTTGCCTTGAAGATATCAAACCAAAGTGTCACTTTCACTGGATAGAGAACCCGTATGCCAGAGAGTATACCGCTGTGAAGGACAACCCCTCTTAACTTTTCCAAACGTGAGGCCAAATGCAATGTTGGTCCACTTCCAACTGATTGCCCATACAGGATTAAATCCTCTTCTTCTATCCCATACTCCTTTTTCAAGCACTCATAAACAGCCTCTATGTCATAGTATGTGTTGTACTCTGATGGCTGTTAGACCACAAAAGGAACACAGTCAATATGTATTCCGACCTGGAAAACAGATACAGCTAGGCGCAAAGGTACATAGACAGGAACGTGCCTACCATCATTTATTCATTTGTAAATCGAAGTG contains:
- the LOC101785018 gene encoding protein ABHD17C, yielding MGNVTSSVAARLAFFPPEPATYGVEPAQGGAGGDGLLRMTGVSPDAGVEVRALPTRAGTRVVSAFWRHPAARLTLLYSHGNAADLGQMLGLFLELRAHLRVNIMSYDYSGYGASTGKPSEYNTYYDIEAVYECLKKEYGIEEEDLILYGQSVGSGPTLHLASRLEKLRGVVLHSGILSGIRVLYPVKVTLWFDIFKNIDKIKQVDCPVLVIHGTADDIVDFTHGKRLWELAKEKYEPLWIKGGGHCNLETYPEYIRHLRKFINAMEKLAKDKAPKAPQMLPSSSMTEVKHNKCLRFGKR